The following nucleotide sequence is from Rhizoctonia solani chromosome 15, complete sequence.
GTACTCCTCATGGGGAAACATAGCAGGACGCTGTTTGTCATCAGAGGGATTTTTTGAAGCGAGGCGATACTGGCAGCTATAGACCAAAGGCTATGGGTAAGCATTCGGCGAAGTATTGCTCTGCAACTTGATGCTTACCGCTTCCGGTAATTCGAGTTGACTTTTTGTAGTTGGACGGAGACTTTGGCCCAGAATTGGTAGTCGATTTGGGCGCGCGACTCGATTTGAAAGATTTTTATCACTTTCACCAATACTTGTGTCATGAATTCCTTATATCATGATATATATTATATACCTACCTTGATGATCGTACTATAATCAAGTGGTTATATTAGCAAATGACCATGTGTCCAAATTTTCACAACTCACGGTCCCAGTTGGATCTGGTAGTACATCTATCTGATATATAATGCGAAGATCAAGCGAAACCTTGGCTCTGAACATAGGTACATGTTGGAGCGTCCCTATGATAGGACGATGGCTATCGTCCGAAAATTTTCCTGTTGACAGCTCGCTACATAAAATGAAGGCTTGGATTAGATCTTCATGCATGTTACACGAGAGTAATACCGAATTCTTTTGTGTACAATTTCCAGTGCTTTTTGGTCGCGTTGGATTTTTCTAAGCTGTTTCACCGCTCGAGTGGAGAGAACGACCGCCCACCGATTCCCTGCTGGGAGTGCCGTATTGTTCATATCTAAAAGCCACAGTTAATCAACGCTCCTGAATAGCACTTCTTGATGATGTGAAAGTCGAGAGCGGGAGAGTGAGCGAGTGGCTATGGATCTAAGGGAACTGATGTTATTGCCACCCATTGCCTCCGGACACGTGTTGTTAGCCAATCAGCGCCGAGGAAGATCCCTCTCGTAGCCTACGGCGTAGGTTCTATGCACATATGCGGGAAGAGTACTGAATAAAAACCGTGCTATTCCTTGCGGCTATTTGTACCAACGCCACCCGTGTTGCGCGCATCCCTAGTACTATTGCTCATTGGTTGGAAGAAATCTGGAAAGAGATTCGGGTTAACATGATACTCTAGATCTGCGCCCCTGCATCAAAGTAACAGGCCTAAGATCAATATCATGGCCTCGTGCATTGACCAAATAGTTAAAGTTACAAGTAGATTACGTACGTGAGCGATGGGATCTCTGGTTTGAAACCCTGCGTTAAACATGCAGAACAGTTTCCGATGCGAGAGGCTCAGTCTTCAGGTCATTTACAGAGTCCGTTAGGGAGTGTTTTATTAAGTTTTACTATTCTGAACCGATCAACCCGTTCGTTCCACTTACGGAGGTGCATATACTCTGGCTCGCCCTGTTGCAAAGCATTGCACGCGCCCGAGAAGACCGCCAGGATAGTGCTAGCATTTATTGTTTATTCCCATGGTTCAACGGCTTTAACCTGAGCAAGTATGGAATTAACTCTTTCACCACATTGGTATACGAGCTTAATGGACAATGATTTAGCGTTGGATATGAGAACACAGATCCAAGCGAAAGGTGAATGCCCAAGTTTTTTTGAAACAGGTGAACTGGAATTTCTAATTTGTAGTACTAGTAAAATTTGAGACACAAGAATAATACCCATAACCTACATATATTCTACGGCCACACTGCTCAgctagatgtatgcgcattgaATCACTGCGGGTTGCGAAGGTATAGAATATACAAGTTCTTACAGAAATATTTTATTAGTGATTTTTCGAGCACAGTTGTCGCGTTTTGGTTTTCATATCACTGTACCCCCCCGAGCCTCGGAGTTAGTGTTCCAGTATGTGATTTATCCCAAAACAATAAACCGGAGCTACAGTTCAGCACTCTGGTTAGCTTATCCTACAACCTCAGCTTTTTGGCACGATGTCAGCTCTATCATGGATTCAGGTGAGCCTCGGCTCCTTAGACCGAAGTTCTGGGTCGGATAAGCAGCCTTGCTCCTGCTGTAGTGCCTTCATTATGGCTATCAGAAATCCAAACCCTATTGCCTATTGGTATACATGGTTTTCTTGGTTCTTATTGGTGGGTTCCAAGCTGGATTTGCTCTGCTAGCTCGGGTGAGACTGGTTTATTATTTCCTCGAGGAACTAAATTCAAGAGTTCGCAGCACAAATATAAAAACAGAGACGTATAGTCACTGCGAACTTTCTCACTCATAAGCTCGGTACTTCTGTCTACATGGTTATTATAAGGCATCTATATGCGGGACTTCCCCTTATATTCTAACCGGCAGAAATGACAGTCCCCAATACTGGGAGATCTGGAAGCGAAAGGAGGTCGTGGGTAGGTGAAGGAACTTGTACTCGAGTCAATCTCAGCCTCAATCCCACATTTCCCTAGGTGTCTCGATGCTATTCATAACCATTGATACGCTTGGTGGAGTTTTCAGCGCATTGTCATTGGTTTTCAAAGAAACTTTTGACGTCTTCGGGGCGATACCTTACCTACTTGTGGTTGTGGGTACCTTATGCCCAATTCGATATCTATCGACTAACGAAGAAATTAGCTATTAGACGGATTGGTTATCTTATTAGCGATAACATTGAACCCACTTGCAAGTCGTCGCCGAAAGGAGTCATTTAATCGAAACGGATTCGATATTCAAGGACATGCCATCCATTGAGAACGGGCAGTCCGAAGCATCTACATAAACACATTATTCCTACTATTCTCGCTTAAACTAAATAGATATCACTTTTAATTTGTCAAGGCGATCTCCAAATACATGCATGACCGTTGAATACTTGCTGACTGACCTTGCTCCCCAACCCCAATCACTCATCTGTATTCACGTGATTACCGGCTTTCAAATCTTACCGACATCCGACCCCGACCCCGCGTTCTTGAGAAACTTGACCATCTCAATCCACTACTTGTCCCCATTCACTCGAAAAAGAAATGCCTGATTTCTCTGGTAACAAACTAGTTAAAGTCACAGAGCCACTTGAAGACAAGTCGGTATTACTTGTCGAGCTTAATCGGTATGTCAACCTCCACCTGAGTGCTGGAGTCCAAGCTATAGGTGTGTGATTTAATGAGCAACTTATTATAGAGGCCCTGTGAATGCATTTAACCAGCCGTGAGTTCTTCATGATACATATGGTTGGATCAGCCGTCTTTATTCACCATCTCCATTAGCTTTTGGGAAGAACTTGGTGCAACCTTCGATAAAATTAGTCGCGATGGGACCATTCGTTCTGTAGTGTTGTCTTCAGCCAACCCAAAGGTATTTACGGCTGGACTTGACTGTGAGTGTATCTGGATTCAAGTCTCCTGTCATCTGACGCCCCCACAGTATCTGACACTGGCTCGTTAACAAACCAAAGCAGTCTCGACCCGGCTCGGCAAGCCGTTAAGTTTCGTGACCACATCTTAGTAAGTTGCTTTAATGATTCATATCAGATAACAATTAATATACGTCTATAGCACTTTCAAGCGTGTATCTCAGCCATTGAACGATGCAGCCAACCCGTCATTGCCGCCGTGAACGGTATTGCGTATGGCCTGGCAATTGATATCATGTGCGCATGTGACGTACGATACTCGAGCTCAAGGACCCGATTCTCTATAAAAGTAAATTCATATCTCAATTTATATCCTCCAGCTAATGAAAGGGCTCTAGGAAGTTGACGTTGGACTGGCAGCTGATATAGGAACACTTTCACGTCTACCGAAAATTACAGGCAATGAGTCTCTGCTACGGGAATTAGCCTTTACTGCTCGAGAATTTGGAGCTACTGAAGCAGCGCGATTGGGGATGATATCTCGTATCATTGAGGGTGGCAGGAATGAAGTTACTGGTGAGTAGCAAACATGAGTATCACTGTTTGTGCTAATGGCATATGTAGGTTCCGCACTGGAGTTGGCACAGGTGATTGCTACCAAGTCACCGATCGCAGTTGTAGGGACCAAGAGATTCCTATTGCACGCTCGTGACCATAGGTTCGTATTGTAACTTTGTTTTTCTACCGTCTTTTATACCTTTGTGCAGCGTTGAGCAAAGCCTCGAGTATCAAGCCACTTGGAATATGGCAATGCTCCAATCTTCCGTGCGTGTACCAGCAACATTATTCTTCTGAGGTCTAGTAACAAATTGTTATTTAGGATACCGTCGAGGCTATGAAAGCTTTTGCAACTAAGCAGCCCCCTGCATTCAAACCTCTGCCCAAACTTTAGAACCGATGTCAACAGTCACGAAAGGCTCGAACCAGCAAGATAAAAGCGAGATTCGCATGTCATTATTTCCTATCCTCAACTCACATTTTTGCTCGTATCACTCTCGCGTATACGTAATATAGGCcccatggccacaagcaaATGAGCAAATAACTTTAGTAACTGACTTGCTGGACTCAGATGCGAACGCGAACGGAGATTTTCGAGCCTTAAGCGAAACACAAAATGGCTAGACGACAATTTGGTCCAAGTTTTTGTATGGCCATGCTGTGAATAGGGCAGCGACTTCTACGTTTGACCCCTAGGAGTCGAATAACTGTTGAGACGGCCGGAATAAACCCTGATAAAGCATGGGACTGGTACCACGGCCAGTAAATTGAAGTTTATGCTACTTTCAGTTATGTCGCATGACTCTAGGTTATTTTATTAATAGTAGGATATTTCCGCGGACATAACAGGGGCAATTTTAAGAGGCTAATTATCACATTGACTATATATGTACACTAAATCAATTTGGGTCATAGCCATATGTACGACATGCCCTGAATAACCTCAGCTGTCTCAAATAGCGGGCTGTCCGCTAAAATTATCCGAGCCGCAAACGGTCAGCTTATGAGCTAAGTGAGGTAAAGTAGTAGCAAGCGCTTGTTGTATATCGGCAATGAGATCATCCGCGTCTTCAATACCGATACTCAACCTTACGAGATTGGATGTAATGCCCAATGCGTTACGCTCGGTCTCTGGAATGGACTGGATAGAAAATGAATTATCATAGATCTAAACCTATGAAGAAGAAAAATACAACTCACCCCGTGGGTCATTCTAGCAGGGATCTGGGCTAAACTCTCGACTCCCCCCAGACTGACAGCTAGCGTGAAATAGCGGCTATTAGCTAGGAACGCTTCAGCTGTCTCCTGTCCGCCTTTTATTCTAAAACTGATCATTCCCCCAAACGGAATACCAGCGGCAGTTTCTTCCTTTGGCAGGGTATCGATGAACCTCTTGGAATGAGGAGATAATTGCTTAACAGCAAGTTGATGACGAGGATGGATTGCGAGTCCGGGGTAAATTACGCTTTCGACAGACGATTCAGGTCCAGAAATTTGCTGTAAGTACGAAGCTACCCGGAGCGCGTTGCGACCATGGGCTTGCATGCGAAGATGCAGTGTCTTGGCTCCACGATGGGCCAACCAGCAGTCATGTGGGCTTGGAACGGCCCCCCCTGCATTCTGAAGAAATCTAACTCTTTCAGCAAATGCGGCTGCACGCGGATGGTCGGAGGCTGATGGAACAATAAGGGCGCCCATCAGTACGTCGGAGTGACCATTGATGTACTTGGTCAAGCTGTGTACGACAGCGTCGGCTCCAAGAAGGAGTGGAGAAGAATAGAAGGGGGATAAAAAGGTATTGTCGACCAATACTAGGGGATTGGATGGGTGCTTCCGAGCGAGCTGCACAATTCTGTGAATATCGACAATACGCAGGGTCGGGTTGGTTGGTGACTCAATCCATATTAACTGTTGAACCTGTTAGACCACGTCTTTCCTTTATTGCTGAGGATGCTTACTTTAGTATTGTCTCGGAAGCTGGCTGTTATTTGATCGTCGGAACAGCTGTCTAGATCAACAAAAGTGGTCTCCAATCCCTGAACATCTTTGGCTACTCGAGTCATACAACTGAGGGTATATACGTAACATGAAGGTCATAATAGATAGTGATGAGTAGCCAATATACTTACGTATAGGTTCCACCATATACATCATGCATACTGACGATATGGGCATTGGATCCCAGGGCTTGCAGAACAGTAGTCGTAGTTGCAGTTCCAGAGGCAAACGTCACAGCATTGCCCCCACCCGCCTCCAGCGAAGCCAATAAGAGCTCGAGTTGAACTCGATTGGGGTTTCCACACCGAGAATACTCATATCCCTGTTATCACACTTGTTAGCGATGTTTTAGAACAATTGGAGCGTTGGTTACCTTGTTCAAGCCAACGCCTTCTTGTTTATAAGTCGTACTTAAAGAAATAGGTTCAATCACAGCACCTGTCTCAGCGTTTGGTTCGGCACCAATATGAATTGCGCGAGTCCCAAAGCTGGCCGAACCAACAGATATATGAACCATGGAGATAAGCTCGGATATCTGGGGCTTGAGTGGATTGTAACGAATAACAAGTACTATAGAGCTGGTTATATATCCAGCCGCAATTGCTCCCTCCCGAATTTGGTCTAGCAATTCGGAATTGTCGTTGGTGCTAGACCTCTTTTGTCAGTTCACTCATTTTCATGTCTCAAACGGGGCGGCGTTCTGAGCCCACAGTAGTACAATGAAATTCGATCCATGGGCGGAGAATAGCGGCACAATTCAAAATGATGTACAGGATAGTCTCTTGGAGATCAGTCATAGAAGATACCGGACGGAGCATACCACCTGATCACCATCATACGCAATATCCACGAGGTATCTGCCCCAGTGGTCATAACTTACATCATTAGCTATCCCTTGTGACCCGAAGTCGAGGATGTTTGAGCCACTGCTTTCCTCGAGGACTTTGATTGTTCCGGTCTCATTACCCCGCACTTCGGATGGACCCTAAGTGATTGGAGGGCTAAACCAGCCAGTCGTTAAAGTGGGTGCTACTTTTTACGTACAATGGTTTAATCGTTAAAAATTATTTACACAGAGAGAACCTCCCGCGTCTATCTTGAACATCACTAACTATAACTTTTGTATCTCCGAAAAGAGTTGTAAGCAAGGCACAGAAACGCCAGCTGCTGAACAATTTGATGTACATCCATGTTATGTGACCCGGCGAAGCTAACATCCATCGTTTGGAATTTCACTTCCAGAGCTATGCCTGTCCCTTTTTGTTGGACTTGTTGCGGGCGGGAGTAGCCCCAACGGCGTGATGTAAATGCCGGCAACGTGCTTACATATAAGACTTCAGACCGGCATCTTCGAGGGTTCTTGATAATGACCCTGATTGCACGCCCAACCCTTTCAGATCTCCACGAGAGCAAACCAGAAATAGAGGCGAAAGTTAAAAAACAAATCAAGTTTGAGACCATGGGCCGGATCATAGTTCCAGCGCATATGACCACTTCTGTTGGGGAGGTTACTGTGATGGGTCTTAAATTTTGACGTACACCGAGTGTCACCATGTTTATGTGGCAAGTGCTATTATTGAATTGGTACACGAATCCGTTCTACCGAGCAGATTACCGGATCGTACGATACTGTGAGGGCACGCTATGGCTATAGGTGTGATCAACCTTACTTTATTCGTTTACCTAGCTTATCCAGAAAGAATAACGGAAGTATacatcttttttttttttttaaaaaaaaagaaaactcTTCGGGCACTATGCTCGGCGTTAGTCAAGGTCAAAAAAGGTGACTGTTGGCATATGTTCCTAGATTTGATAGATATAATCGCTTGTTATCAGGGCCGGGATCTCGAGTGACAGCATCTTCAAAATTAATCAC
It contains:
- a CDS encoding enoyl-CoA hydratase/isomerase family protein; amino-acid sequence: MPDFSGNKLVKVTEPLEDKSVLLVELNRGPVNAFNQPFWEELGATFDKISRDGTIRSVVLSSANPKVFTAGLDLSDTGSLTNQSSLDPARQAVKFRDHILHFQACISAIERCSQPVIAAVNGIAYGLAIDIMCACDVRYSSSRTRFSIKEVDVGLAADIGTLSRLPKITGNESLLRELAFTAREFGATEAARLGMISRIIEGGRNEVTGSALELAQVIATKSPIAVVGTKRFLLHARDHSVEQSLEYQATWNMAMLQSSDTVEAMKAFATKQPPAFKPLPKL
- a CDS encoding Cys/Met metabolism PLP-dependent enzyme encodes the protein MVHISVGSASFGTRAIHIGAEPNAETGAVIEPISLSTTYKQEGVGLNKGYEYSRCGNPNRVQLELLLASLEAGGGNAVTFASGTATTTTVLQALGSNAHIVSMHDVYGGTYTCMTRVAKDVQGLETTFVDLDSCSDDQITASFRDNTKLIWIESPTNPTLRIVDIHRIVQLARKHPSNPLVLVDNTFLSPFYSSPLLLGADAVVHSLTKYINGHSDVLMGALIVPSASDHPRAAAFAERVRFLQNAGGAVPSPHDCWLAHRGAKTLHLRMQAHGRNALRVASYLQQISGPESSVESVIYPGLAIHPRHQLAVKQLSPHSKRFIDTLPKEETAAGIPFGGMISFRIKGGQETAEAFLANSRYFTLAVSLGGVESLAQIPARMTHGSIPETERNALGITSNLVRLSIGIEDADDLIADIQQALATTLPHLAHKLTVCGSDNFSGQPAI